Proteins encoded in a region of the candidate division WOR-3 bacterium genome:
- the sppA gene encoding signal peptide peptidase SppA — translation MKNYKILFLTILISLTFSYGAMQTFYENNKFLMTSPGALYVGLYGYDNPALLTYLHQFDLAFICSDRFGEWNDFNEWMVLTGVPNLGFTINHRKFPTRTINSYDLSLALGNKRQSLGIGYEWSDTDTNILKIGSLTRPVRYISMGIVGSFASSGGDREVYFDLGFRPFGNEKITFFVDNAIHKSIDIKDSPWSTGLVMEPLSGIRITARYFNDRTITIGINFSFGRTGIITQSHFDSNQKYQYNTYGIRLGAYDRNIFDILHQKSDYLQIDLQGTLKYQRYLLFDKSNTLLSLMKTIEIAKNDPTISGIALNLSGMDINPEFIWELREKLKDFKSFKKHIVVYIDEVGIMDYYLASVADRIVIDPQGGINLQGLLMGRLYFKNTLDKLGIGVDEWRYFKYKSAAETFSRDKMSEADREQRQAIIDDIYNTIKNDICSARGFTSEKFEKLVNEVSLFLPKDAIEENLADTLGRWNEVKEMVKSIEGNNKRFIDKSNLIYHHLPKDNYWGEKPKIAVIYGLGECAMDTGIKARSLIKDIEWATERKDIKAVVFRVDSPGGSALASDIIAEAIKKCQKKKPVIVSQGAVAGSGGYWLSMYGDKIVASPFTITGSIGVIGLWLYNKDLKEKLGLSTDFVKVGEHADLGFGFTYPFLGQLPDRNLTEPEKQRMEMSIKSLYKEFVIKVAEGRRKKTEEIEEIAQGRVWSGIRGKEIGLVDIIGGIETAIMLAKEKAHIPKEEDVTIIELPKPQLITPDLFQPKIINANKEYTEFIKYLQFLAEHNGDVLVIMPLEDFMSRKNNYLK, via the coding sequence GTTATATGGTTATGATAATCCCGCCCTTTTGACCTATTTACACCAGTTCGACCTTGCATTTATTTGTTCTGACCGGTTTGGAGAATGGAATGACTTTAATGAATGGATGGTCCTCACGGGCGTTCCAAACTTGGGTTTTACAATAAATCATAGAAAATTTCCTACAAGGACTATAAATAGTTATGATCTTTCACTTGCTTTAGGTAATAAAAGACAGAGTTTAGGAATAGGCTATGAATGGTCAGACACCGATACTAATATTCTGAAAATTGGTTCTTTAACCCGTCCTGTTAGATACATATCTATGGGTATTGTCGGTTCATTTGCCAGTTCCGGAGGTGACCGCGAAGTTTATTTTGATCTTGGCTTTAGGCCATTTGGTAATGAAAAAATTACATTCTTTGTTGACAATGCGATACATAAAAGTATTGATATAAAAGACAGTCCATGGAGCACCGGATTGGTCATGGAACCATTATCCGGTATAAGAATTACTGCAAGGTATTTTAATGACCGTACAATCACAATAGGTATAAACTTTAGTTTCGGCAGAACTGGAATTATTACTCAATCACATTTTGATTCTAACCAGAAATACCAATATAACACATATGGCATAAGACTCGGCGCCTATGACCGCAATATATTTGACATTCTGCATCAAAAAAGTGATTATCTTCAAATTGACCTTCAAGGCACATTAAAATATCAGCGTTATCTACTATTTGATAAAAGTAACACATTGTTATCACTCATGAAAACGATTGAAATCGCTAAAAATGACCCGACGATAAGCGGTATTGCACTCAACCTTTCTGGTATGGATATTAATCCCGAGTTCATATGGGAATTGAGAGAAAAACTAAAGGATTTCAAATCTTTCAAAAAACATATCGTTGTATATATTGATGAAGTTGGAATAATGGATTATTATCTTGCCTCCGTAGCGGACAGAATTGTCATCGACCCGCAAGGTGGGATCAATCTTCAAGGACTCCTCATGGGTAGACTATATTTTAAGAACACACTTGATAAACTTGGAATCGGAGTAGATGAATGGCGTTATTTCAAATACAAATCTGCAGCTGAAACATTTTCCCGAGACAAAATGTCTGAGGCCGATCGGGAACAAAGACAGGCAATAATTGATGATATTTATAATACAATTAAAAATGATATTTGTAGCGCCCGCGGGTTTACCAGTGAAAAATTTGAAAAATTGGTGAACGAAGTAAGTCTATTCTTACCTAAGGATGCGATAGAAGAAAATCTTGCTGACACATTAGGCAGATGGAATGAAGTAAAAGAAATGGTGAAAAGCATAGAAGGAAACAACAAGAGATTCATTGATAAATCCAATTTAATTTATCACCATTTACCAAAAGATAACTATTGGGGCGAAAAACCAAAGATTGCTGTAATTTATGGACTTGGTGAATGTGCAATGGATACTGGGATAAAAGCAAGAAGTTTAATAAAGGATATTGAATGGGCAACTGAAAGGAAAGATATAAAGGCAGTCGTTTTCAGAGTTGATTCACCGGGTGGTAGTGCCCTTGCTTCAGATATCATTGCTGAGGCGATAAAAAAATGTCAAAAAAAGAAGCCAGTGATTGTATCACAGGGTGCAGTTGCAGGTTCTGGGGGATACTGGTTATCAATGTATGGCGATAAAATCGTTGCTTCACCTTTTACAATTACCGGGTCCATCGGCGTAATCGGCTTATGGCTATATAACAAAGATTTAAAAGAAAAACTGGGGTTATCTACTGATTTTGTTAAGGTGGGCGAACACGCTGATCTCGGCTTTGGATTCACATATCCATTCCTTGGACAATTACCCGACAGAAATCTGACTGAGCCTGAAAAACAAAGAATGGAAATGTCTATAAAATCACTTTATAAAGAATTTGTCATAAAAGTTGCTGAAGGTAGAAGGAAAAAAACCGAAGAGATAGAAGAAATCGCCCAAGGTCGTGTATGGTCAGGCATCAGGGGTAAAGAAATAGGACTCGTGGATATAATTGGTGGGATTGAGACTGCAATAATGCTTGCCAAGGAGAAAGCACATATCCCCAAGGAAGAAGATGTAACAATTATTGAATTACCAAAACCACAGCTTATTACACCCGATTTATTTCAGCCCAAAATAATAAATGCAAATAAAGAATATACGGAATTTATAAAATACCTTCAATTTCTTGCCGAACATAATGGGGATGTGCTAGTGATAATGCCCCTTGAAGATTTTATGTCAAGGAAAAATAACTATTTGAAATAA
- a CDS encoding trypsin-like peptidase domain-containing protein, producing the protein MRRREIFAGFIGFITCLFCLFLYQQFKIKNRDNRLDYLRLVSINDEISKQRMNAIVLAANKVGPSVVSITVIQTRIITVSPFNDEFFQRFFGDFFPEQRYRQQVKSLGSGVVISQDGYILTNEHVVSNATEISVTLPDARQFKARIVAMDHALDLALLKIDGKDLPYAELGNSDDLMIGEWVIALGNPFGFLLEDTRPTVTVGVISALNRAIKSTYEDRIYKDMIQTDAAINPGNSGGPLVNILGQVIGINTFIFTSSGGSEGVGFARPINVVKKFINETKQFGKIRTPWVGIWVQDITPEIAEAMGIEQRGVLVSNVEPNSPAYFSGIKEGDRIIMLNNEIINSTSAWDRISANTFVGDTLHIKLYRNKDSLDVSLVVKEFQEPIGIGSKLGIYVEDINLYLIKKFNLGYKQGVVVTKVDPGSIGEKLGFSPGDVILRIGDTRIRNKDDFKKAVGDFKNKYFIIDRGGLIFQIWLQ; encoded by the coding sequence ATGAGAAGAAGAGAAATATTCGCAGGATTTATTGGATTTATCACTTGCCTTTTTTGTTTATTTTTATATCAACAATTTAAAATAAAAAACCGTGATAATAGATTAGATTACCTCCGTCTTGTAAGTATAAACGACGAGATTTCAAAACAACGTATGAATGCAATCGTTCTTGCGGCAAATAAGGTAGGACCATCGGTCGTATCCATAACTGTTATTCAGACAAGAATTATCACTGTTTCGCCTTTTAATGATGAATTTTTCCAAAGATTTTTTGGTGATTTCTTTCCGGAACAGCGTTATCGACAGCAAGTCAAAAGTCTCGGTTCTGGAGTGGTTATCTCGCAAGATGGATACATTTTGACTAATGAACATGTAGTATCAAATGCAACTGAGATAAGTGTGACGCTGCCCGACGCAAGACAGTTCAAAGCGAGGATTGTGGCGATGGATCACGCTTTGGACCTTGCACTTTTAAAAATTGATGGTAAGGATCTGCCGTATGCTGAATTGGGTAATTCGGATGATTTGATGATTGGCGAATGGGTGATTGCATTGGGCAATCCTTTCGGTTTTTTGCTTGAAGACACGAGGCCAACTGTAACCGTTGGTGTTATTTCTGCACTCAACCGTGCAATTAAGTCAACCTATGAAGACAGAATCTATAAGGATATGATCCAGACCGATGCGGCAATCAATCCCGGTAATTCGGGGGGACCTCTTGTTAATATTTTAGGACAAGTTATTGGGATAAATACTTTTATCTTTACTTCAAGTGGTGGTTCAGAAGGTGTAGGATTTGCCCGTCCGATAAATGTCGTAAAAAAGTTTATCAACGAAACAAAACAATTTGGTAAAATAAGAACACCCTGGGTCGGAATATGGGTTCAGGATATCACCCCGGAGATTGCCGAAGCAATGGGTATTGAACAGCGTGGTGTTCTTGTTAGCAATGTTGAACCTAACAGTCCGGCCTATTTTTCAGGAATAAAAGAGGGCGACCGAATAATAATGTTAAATAATGAAATCATAAATAGCACTTCTGCTTGGGATAGGATAAGCGCAAACACATTTGTTGGTGATACATTACATATTAAACTTTATCGAAATAAAGATTCTCTGGATGTCAGCCTCGTTGTAAAAGAATTTCAGGAACCGATTGGTATTGGTTCAAAATTGGGTATCTATGTTGAAGATATTAATCTTTATTTAATAAAGAAGTTTAATTTGGGTTATAAACAGGGTGTGGTAGTAACGAAAGTAGACCCAGGAAGCATTGGCGAGAAGCTTGGGTTTTCGCCGGGAGATGTTATACTCCGTATCGGCGACACAAGGATAAGGAATAAAGATGATTTTAAAAAAGCGGTCGGGGATTTTAAAAATAAATATTTTATCATTGACCGTGGTGGTCTAATATTCCAGATATGGCTTCAGTAA
- the fsa gene encoding fructose-6-phosphate aldolase — protein sequence MELYLDTANLDEIKEIAQWGILDGVTTNPSLMAKEKGDYKKILKEICDIVKGPVSGEVLSLKTEEMVKEAIDLSKISEYVVIKIPCTVDGLKATKILSKEGINVNMTLVFSANQALLAAKAGAAYVSPFVGRLDDIGNPGIEVVNDILSIYKNYNFKTKIIFASVRHPEHVRQAALLGVDICTVPYKVFTQLIRHSLTDVGITKFLEDWQKRIG from the coding sequence ATGGAATTATATCTTGATACTGCAAATCTGGATGAAATCAAAGAAATTGCTCAATGGGGGATTCTTGATGGCGTGACCACGAACCCATCATTGATGGCAAAAGAGAAGGGTGATTATAAAAAAATTTTAAAGGAAATATGTGATATTGTGAAGGGTCCGGTTAGTGGCGAGGTATTGAGTTTGAAAACAGAAGAAATGGTAAAAGAGGCGATAGATTTAAGTAAAATAAGTGAATATGTGGTTATAAAAATACCCTGTACTGTGGATGGTTTGAAGGCAACAAAGATTTTGTCAAAAGAAGGTATAAATGTTAATATGACCCTTGTCTTTTCTGCAAATCAGGCATTGCTTGCTGCAAAGGCTGGTGCTGCATACGTCAGCCCTTTTGTAGGAAGATTAGATGATATTGGTAATCCAGGTATTGAAGTTGTTAATGATATATTGTCAATTTATAAAAATTATAATTTTAAGACCAAAATTATCTTTGCCTCAGTGCGACATCCAGAGCATGTTCGTCAGGCAGCGCTTTTGGGTGTTGATATCTGCACTGTACCTTATAAAGTTTTTACCCAACTAATAAGACATTCCCTTACAGATGTCGGAATTACAAAATTTCTTGAAGACTGGCAGAAGCGAATTGGTTAA
- the truA gene encoding tRNA pseudouridine(38-40) synthase TruA yields MRNLKLTIEYDGTDFYGWQYQPDKRTVQGEIEEAIKEITGENIRIIGAGRTDHGVHALAQVANFKINSNISCNNLKNGLNALIGEDIYIKEIKEVSADFHARFSACSKVYQYKIMSLFSPIKRKYYWYVDYALNLNLMKETIKYFIGEHDFKNLSVTSDDDSDGQEKNTICNILNLSLTEMNIDIIISVEANRFLRRMVRGIVGFLVDVGRGRFKPDDVKKIFAGALNNIYFAPAHGLYLVEVKY; encoded by the coding sequence ATGAGGAATCTAAAATTGACAATTGAATACGATGGCACAGATTTCTACGGTTGGCAATATCAACCCGATAAGAGAACCGTCCAGGGTGAGATTGAAGAAGCGATAAAAGAAATAACTGGTGAAAACATAAGAATTATCGGTGCGGGAAGAACAGACCATGGGGTTCATGCCCTTGCTCAAGTTGCGAATTTCAAAATCAATTCTAATATATCCTGCAATAATCTCAAAAATGGATTAAATGCACTTATTGGAGAGGATATTTATATAAAAGAAATCAAAGAAGTATCTGCTGATTTTCATGCAAGATTTTCAGCGTGTAGCAAGGTATATCAATATAAAATTATGAGCCTGTTTTCTCCAATCAAAAGGAAATATTACTGGTATGTTGATTATGCACTAAATCTTAACTTAATGAAAGAAACTATAAAATATTTCATAGGTGAACATGATTTTAAAAATCTCTCGGTTACAAGTGACGATGATTCTGATGGGCAGGAGAAAAACACAATATGTAATATATTGAATTTGTCATTGACAGAAATGAATATTGATATTATAATAAGCGTGGAGGCTAATAGATTTTTAAGAAGGATGGTACGTGGTATTGTGGGATTTTTGGTTGATGTGGGCAGGGGTAGGTTTAAGCCCGATGATGTCAAAAAGATTTTTGCTGGTGCATTAAATAATATTTATTTTGCCCCTGCACATGGTTTGTATTTAGTTGAAGTGAAATATTGA